The following proteins are encoded in a genomic region of Actinomycetes bacterium:
- a CDS encoding HNH endonuclease signature motif containing protein: protein MRPGSIHSEGGVPLVVLPRIPAPVIHVSAAHADPRQKWASEPTGGQPVVSPVEPALEDALAHLELVRESLAEQAVRDEIPYLDESELLERLERYEAGERAAQAGKSAVLAELAERSRAGDRVGDRVGVVLGIRGQSADRRLDEAVRANRVHPLLVDVHAAGLVSSAGVSALLDVVSGLDEAATRQVIGAVLDRLGRTAVPRSLPARSCSASRREHQARRRALAARPLSRMSREDLAGIDREERARMRAHATPGQLRRWATLELARLDPDSVREKADGDQTSYVELGPSGADGKSVLGLYTDAAINLAAFTRIDTVARHRQAELKGEARASGDKTAVAPLDVLRAQVMSDLLLGRLTPEEQALAGWDSSHPDATGSRVNLTVLLDRDGAPTLPRYGLASPEVLVGLVELSRTSGGRTTVRVVEEVPCPGEHVSRGHEDPYEPPEALSRWIRVRDQTCRFPGCVRPAQTCEQDHTIPWPNGPTCACNLSSLCKRHHLFKHHPNGWTLTNHETGRLTWHAPGGLEFPVEPDT from the coding sequence ATGCGGCCGGGGAGCATCCACAGCGAGGGCGGCGTTCCGCTCGTGGTGCTCCCCCGCATCCCCGCCCCGGTCATCCATGTCAGCGCGGCGCACGCCGATCCGCGGCAGAAGTGGGCATCCGAGCCCACCGGTGGCCAGCCGGTGGTGAGCCCGGTGGAGCCCGCGCTGGAGGACGCGCTGGCGCACCTCGAGCTGGTCCGGGAGTCGCTGGCCGAGCAAGCCGTCCGGGACGAGATCCCTTACCTCGACGAGTCCGAGCTGCTCGAGCGCCTGGAGCGGTACGAGGCCGGGGAGCGAGCCGCGCAGGCGGGCAAGTCCGCCGTGCTCGCGGAGCTGGCGGAGCGCTCCCGGGCGGGGGACCGGGTCGGCGACCGGGTCGGCGTCGTCCTCGGCATCCGCGGGCAGAGCGCGGACCGGCGCCTCGACGAGGCCGTCCGGGCCAACCGGGTCCACCCGTTGCTCGTCGACGTCCACGCCGCCGGCTTGGTGTCCTCCGCCGGAGTCTCCGCTCTTCTCGATGTCGTGTCCGGCCTGGACGAGGCCGCGACCCGACAGGTGATCGGCGCGGTGCTGGACCGCCTCGGGCGCACCGCGGTGCCTCGCAGCCTGCCCGCCCGGTCGTGCAGTGCGTCACGTCGGGAGCACCAGGCCCGGCGTCGCGCCCTCGCCGCACGTCCCCTGTCGAGGATGTCCCGGGAGGACCTGGCCGGAATCGACCGCGAGGAGCGGGCGCGGATGCGCGCCCACGCCACCCCCGGGCAGCTCCGACGGTGGGCCACGCTCGAGCTCGCGCGGCTCGACCCGGACAGCGTGCGGGAGAAGGCCGACGGGGACCAGACGAGCTACGTCGAGCTCGGGCCGAGCGGCGCCGACGGCAAGTCCGTCCTCGGGCTGTACACCGATGCGGCGATCAACCTCGCCGCGTTCACCCGCATCGACACCGTCGCCCGCCACCGGCAGGCCGAGCTCAAGGGCGAAGCCAGGGCGAGCGGGGACAAGACGGCAGTCGCCCCGCTCGACGTGCTGCGCGCCCAGGTCATGAGCGACCTGCTCCTCGGCCGCCTCACCCCCGAGGAGCAGGCCCTGGCCGGTTGGGACAGCAGCCACCCCGACGCGACGGGCAGCCGGGTGAACCTGACCGTTCTCCTCGACCGAGACGGGGCACCAACCCTCCCCCGCTACGGCCTCGCCTCCCCCGAAGTGCTCGTGGGCCTCGTGGAGCTGAGCCGGACGAGCGGCGGCCGGACGACCGTCCGGGTCGTGGAGGAGGTGCCCTGCCCCGGGGAGCACGTGAGCCGGGGGCACGAGGACCCTTACGAGCCTCCCGAGGCGTTGTCCCGCTGGATCCGCGTCCGTGACCAGACCTGCCGGTTCCCCGGCTGCGTGCGCCCCGCGCAGACGTGCGAGCAGGATCACACGATCCCCTGGCCGAACGGTCCGACCTGCGCCTGCAACCTCTCGTCCCTGTGCAAGCGCCACCACCTGTTCAAGCATCACCCGAACGGGTGGACGCTGACCAACCACGAGACGGGCCGGCTCACCTGGCACGCCCCCGGCGGCCTTGAGTTCCCGGTCGAACCTGACACCTGA
- a CDS encoding MOSC domain-containing protein — protein sequence MSQPTHGRIDAVCVVNALIPDANPNGLELTAIDKRPVTEPVRVGALGLEGDDQYDKRHHGGVDQAVYVYATEEADRWAAELGYDVAPGRFGENLRTLGLAVTDVVVGERWQVGEAGIGPVLEARSPRVPCATFQAWMHEPHWVKRFTERGDVGAYFRVLREGYVLAGDDVEVVHRPNHGVSIRQVFDSRLGRHLEAMRRLLDEGEDLDPKLVAEVSRRVAVTTRDG from the coding sequence GTGAGCCAGCCGACGCACGGGCGCATCGACGCCGTCTGCGTGGTCAACGCTCTCATCCCTGACGCGAATCCGAACGGGCTCGAGCTCACCGCGATCGACAAGCGTCCCGTCACCGAACCGGTCCGCGTCGGTGCCCTCGGCCTGGAGGGCGACGACCAGTACGACAAGCGGCATCACGGCGGCGTGGACCAGGCGGTGTACGTCTACGCGACCGAGGAGGCCGACCGGTGGGCCGCGGAGCTCGGATATGACGTGGCACCCGGCCGCTTCGGCGAGAACCTGCGCACTCTCGGCCTCGCCGTCACCGACGTCGTCGTGGGGGAACGCTGGCAGGTCGGGGAGGCCGGGATCGGGCCGGTGCTCGAGGCGCGCTCACCACGCGTGCCCTGCGCGACGTTCCAGGCGTGGATGCACGAGCCGCACTGGGTCAAGCGGTTCACCGAGCGTGGTGACGTGGGTGCCTACTTCCGTGTGCTGCGCGAGGGGTACGTCCTCGCGGGCGACGACGTCGAGGTGGTGCACCGGCCCAACCACGGGGTCAGCATCCGCCAGGTCTTCGACAGCCGGCTCGGCCGCCATCTCGAGGCGATGCGACGCCTGCTCGACGAGGGCGAGGACCTCGACCCGAAGCTCGTCGCCGAGGTCTCGCGCCGCGTTGCCGTGACGACCCGCGACGGATAG
- a CDS encoding VOC family protein encodes MGARFQLVIDCADPERLARFWAAALGCELAPARPVTPRGTTTTASSALRTRT; translated from the coding sequence GTGGGCGCTCGCTTCCAGCTCGTCATCGACTGCGCGGATCCGGAGCGGCTCGCCCGGTTCTGGGCCGCTGCCCTGGGCTGTGAGCTGGCACCGGCCCGGCCGGTTACGCCACGTGGAACGACTACTACCGCGAGCTCGGCGTTGCGGACGAGGACCTGA